One region of Labrus mixtus chromosome 1, fLabMix1.1, whole genome shotgun sequence genomic DNA includes:
- the si:ch211-210p4.6 gene encoding malignant fibrous histiocytoma-amplified sequence 1, protein MLPVNDKTTSWEFCDLSGQKRKFLPQDVPVHTRSMDLQRNKLKRVTGISRFPFLIELNLSRNKIIEFPHEMINLQKLEGLYLNQNNIRYIPEGIFPNLRRLKFLKLSTNRLAKLPSDINQGTCITYLDLSKNCLKDIQPLVGLPKLKELFVEKNELTELPSQLFHNGTCELTVCKALGNPLRCPPEEVCAGGVMDIQSYFQHMDENPNTRSAWTVKTMFLGCSMAGKSTLCRSLREGKPVAIAVEDRTEGIEISQLDAEGIRFLFWDFAGQEEYYLTHHVFITPRALVILTVDLASYSIVDPQSFNDQLWFWINNIQLRVPDSVVLLVGTHCDQCTDQEEVMEKKTDIEEKVNSRLANRRTVLKQQKRNLEENANPSLFTDQLDELDCLLEYNLKVLDLITIDCTKMEDIGKLRSHVLTCIQSESVFLCSGCILPKSYETVSQAIHTLVALQEIPQHGIIQLEELSDLILNHVKLSSESLDCILRSLLRYLHRIGVIIWYEDISVLSDRVFIQPSFLISMFKTIVRHDLVQQLEGVSRDLLMQEGALVKEKFTWVDDLRCRGTLHNAAMRILVRRAIEKLIEDDDDLVEEVVGTKREEGVILTLLQHFEVCLPTLVGGGLNPQAPVFTPGEKQWKSASEAKRDPNGACLFPIYLQDELIVCQNWGENRQDDLSVHVYFLPEIPHGFFHRVIVKTCSLYQTHWVGREQCLLCCGNRLCLVRQKKRDEDPFIEIRCRRPEKDEEFRQLWDLILAVISKLFLLSRQWPGLTQQIHTPCPERGCPHYFTWRDWQELNNTDFYNLVKEEKLVCKGGHTRRTELLFPKDKYMSL, encoded by the exons ATGCTCCCAGTAAACG ACAAAACAACCAGTTGGGAGTTTTGTGACCTGTCAGGACAGAAGCGCAAGTTCCTTCCTCAGGATGTTCCAGTACATACTAGAAGTATGGATTTGCAGAGGAACAAACTGAAACGGGTCACCGGCATCTCCAGATTCCCCTTCCTCATTGAGCTGAATCTTTCAAGGAACAAGATAATTGAGTTTCCTCATGAAATGATCAACCTGCAGAAACTTGAGGGACTCTACTTGAACCAGAACAACATCAGATACATCCCAGAGGGAATCTTTCCAAATCTCAGGAGGTTGAAGTTCCTCAAACTCAGCACCAATCGCCTTGCCAAGCTTCCTTCAGACATAAACCAAGGCACCTGTATCACTTACTTGGATCTTTCCAAGAATTGCCTGAAAGACATCCAACCGCTCGTTGGTCTCCCAAAATTGAAGGAGCTTTTTGTTGAGAAGAACGAACTGACCGAGCTCCCGTCCCAGCTCTTTCACAATGGTACCTGTGAGCTGACCGTGTGCAAAGCCTTGGGAAACCCACTGAGGTGCCCACCAGAGGAAGTCTGCGCTGGAGGGGTCATGGACATCCAGAGCTACTTCCAACATATGGATGAAAACCCTAACACACGCAGTGCCTGGACAGTCAAGACCATGTTCCTGGGCTGCTCTATGGCAGGGAAGTCCACACTTTGCCGCAGCCTGAGGGAGGGCAAGCCTGTGGCCATAGCAGTGGAGGACCGGACTGAAGGAATAGAAATCAGTCAACTCGACGCTGAGGGAATCCGCTTCCTTTTCTGGGACTTTGCTGGGCAGGAAGAGTACTACCTGACTCATCATGTCTTCATCACACCACGAGCCCTTGTCATCCTCACTGTTGATTTAGCCAG CTACAGCATTGTAGACCCGCAGTCCTTCAACGACCAACTTTGGTTTTGGATAAACAACATACAGTTGCGTGTGCCAGACTCGGTGGTCCTGCTGGTGGGGACACACTGTGACCAGTGCACAGACcaggaggaggtgatggagaagaagacagaCATTGAGGAGAAGGTGAACAGCAGGTTGGCAAACAGGAGGAcagttttaaaacaacagaagagaaaTCTGGAAGAAAACGCAAACCCCTCTCTCTTCACAGACCAGCTTGATGAGCTGGATTGCCTCTTGGAATACAATTTGAAG GTTCTGGATCTTATAACCATCGACTGCACAAAGATGGAGGATATTGGAAAGCTCAGGAGTCATGTTTTGACGTGCATTCAGTCAGagagtgtgtttctttgttctgggTGCATTTTACCAAAAAGTTATGAAACAGTGTCGCAGGCCATTCATACTCTTGTTGCTCTGCAGGAAATCCCCCAGCATG GTATTATACAACTTGAAGAACTGAGTGATTTGATTCTAAACCATGTTAAATTAAGCAGTGAGAGCCTCGACTGCATCCTGCGATCCCTCCTGCGATATCTGCATCGGATTGGAGTGATCATCTGGTACGAAGACATCAGTGTGCTCAGCGACAGAGTGTTTATCCAGCCCTCATTCCTCATCTCCATGTTCAAG ACCATTGTGAGACACGACCTGGTGCAGCAGCTGGAGGGAGTCTCCAGAGACCTTCTCATGCAGGAAGGTGCTCTGGTTAAAGAGAAGTTCACCTGGGTGGACGACCTGAGGTGCAGAGGCACCCTGCACAACGCAGCCATGCGCATCTTGGTCCGCAGAGCGATAGAGAAACTGATCGAGGATGACGACGACTTGGTTGAAGAGGTGGTGGGAACCAAAAGAGAGGAAGGCGTTATTCTCACcctgctgcagcattttgagGTCTGCCTCCCCACACTTGTTGGAGGAGGCCTGAACCCACAAGCACCAGTGTTCACCCCTGGTGAGAAACAGTGGAAGTCAGCTAGTGAGGCCAAGAGGGATCCAAATGGAGCCTGTCTGTTCCCCATCTACCTGCAGGATGAGCTCATAGTGTGCCAAAATTGGGGTGAGAACAGACAGGATGACCTCAGTGTTCATGTGTACTTCTTACCTGAGATTCCACACGGCTTCTTTCACAG AGTGATCGTCAAGACGTGCTCCTTGTACCAGACTCACTGGGTGGGAAGGGAGCAGTGTCTCCTCTGCTGTGGAAACAGACTGTGTCTGgtgagacagaagaagagagatgaaGATCCCTTCATAGAGATACGCTGCAGGAGACCTGAGAAAGACGAGG AGTTTCGGCAGTTGTGGGATCTGATCTTGGCCGTGATTTCCAAGCTGTTTTTGCTGTCCAGGCAGTGGCCAGGCCTGACTCAGCAGATACACACACCCTGTCCAGAGAGAGGCTGTCCGCATTACTTCACCTGGAGGGACTGGCAGGAGCTCAACAACACTGACTTCTACAACCT ggtgaaggaggagaaatTGGTGTGTAAAGGAGGACATACAAGAAGAacagaactgcttttcccaaaagataaatacatgtctctttaa